Part of the Capsicum annuum cultivar UCD-10X-F1 chromosome 12, UCD10Xv1.1, whole genome shotgun sequence genome is shown below.
TCCAAGATAAACCTTAAAGAGATTTGTATGTCCGGACTGTGAGGTTTAGATAATCCCTACCATTAGAAGTTTGTCTTAAATGACATTATTAGTTTGGAATAAGATGAACTCAACCAGAGTGGAATGTATATAAGTCCCTTCAGGGACACCCGATAAAAGCGGAATGATACAGAGAGTGGAATGTATATAAAGGATTCAAATAGAGAACCCAACCAGTGTATCATTAAGGCATTGTAGATGTTATTGTTCACTTACTTACATTCTTTAGCACTGATAgcaaatttcatccttcaaagATCCTATAATGATCGAATATAAAATGTGATTCTATTGGTCTTTTTATAATCCAGTTAAGTGATCATTCCACTATTTTGTGAGGTGTGAGGTGTTTTCTGTGACATATTTTCTGTGATTGCATTATTAATTTATCctgaaaagagaaaataacataATTCTAACAGGAGACAAGCTCATACATATGCCAAAGTTCTGCTAGAACTGTAATTCTTTATCATCATCCAACATTTAAACGAAGGAGCTTGTTCATTCCAAACATAACATTTTAGGAGGAACCTTCAGTGCCTTTTTCCTTCATGCTCTTAACATTATAGATAACGAAACAGGAACAATTTAAACTTTAGCATAACAATGATATGCCACCGAATGCACTTGTTGATAGTTTCAAGAAATGGTATTTCGGCGATTTAGCATTTCAAGAAGATCAATGAGGTGCGCGAGCTTTATTTGTTCACTGGGGCAGAAGTTCACTGGAAGTCTCAACTCAAATCATTTCAATTTTTTAAGATGCGATTGAGTGCCtagctaaaaaaaaattcaacagaTTAGAGTAATAAGGCCGACAACCTCAAAAATTTATCCAAGCATATGTAGACTCGATTAATTCAGTTTTAGGGCTTTCCTGTTATAcctctacaaaaataaaatacggcATCAGCGTTTTATCAACTCTGTACAATTTATATTATCGGTAAGAACCTAGAAAATGCATGACCTCCTCTTCCAGTACTCCTCATGAGAAATGCCCAAACTTGACTTGGCTCACCGTTTTTGTGTTTGGTGAGTCATAGCTGTAGGTACCGTGTTCTTATGAAAGATTTGTTATAACATAATGCAGAAATGACGATAAGCATGGATGTAAGAATCTTATGTAAGTATGATCTGTATTAACAGATTCTAGGATGTGGCATACTTCTTTCATACTCCCTACCCACCCGACAATTTTCCTTTCTACTCCTCTTCACTACCTTaatgcatttttctttttcttttaaatctgCATCTGGATCCGATTTCAGTTTCTTTACTGCTTAATTTCTTGGAATCCTCCCTGCAACCGCTCAATTAATCTCTCTTCCCTTCACACTATAAAATTGGGTGGAAAAAGTTTTTCCAGGCAAGGAGTGTTTACACAATACAGACACATATAAGCGGATAACAAACTTTTCAAGAGCTTACACGCAACGCCATTTTCTTTAGTTTGTTCATTGCTGAGAATTGCTTGAGGCGTGAAAGAACTGCAGAATCAAGAGGTTTATCAGGGGTCATTGAGTCATCCACGATCCACGGATGGCCTGATAGTCACAGGAAACAAAAATGTAAGCTCATTGTGAAAGCAATGCTTTTTAAAGAATGATAGTAGGAGGTAACAGCATTTTCCAGAGCCAAATAAGTCTCGGTTTTCACAACTACGAGCTAAGGACTTACACAAAACTTCATGGGCAGTTAACCTCCTCTTCGGATTCCTATCAAGAATTTTACGTATCAAATCCTTTGCACTATCTGAAATTCCAGGCCAGGGTTCAGATTCAAAATCTAGTTTTCCTCGCAGTATCTGACGAAATATTCCCATATCAGTTTCTggaatcaagaaaacaataagaaATTATAAGACAATATGCGAATGAAAGACGAACAAACTGTACTTCCTCCTCAACACGCGTAGAGATATGAAGCTGGCAATTACAATACCTGCCCAAAAAGGTGGAACACCACTAAGTAATATGTACAAGATAACTCCTGCACTCCAAACATCTGATTCAGGTCCATAATGCTTGCATAAAACCTCTGGAGCAACATAGTAAGGACTTCCAACAACATCCGAAAATGTTTCacctaataacaataaaaaaatcaaggaaCAGAACCACCCTTTTaccctacaacaacaacaacaacatacccagtgtattcccttCAAGTGGAGCCTGGGGAGGGTAAAgcgtacgcagtccataccactacctcagatgaagtagagaggctgtctccgataaacccccggctcaggacaaataacaatataacaaacacaacaCATAAAGCCAGCAACAACAAGAGAAGAACCACCAGTAAAAACGTCAGCAGCAGCAATACATTTCTAACCTGGCTTATAGAAAACAGAAAGTCCAAAATCAGTGGCCTTGAGAGCAGCATCCTCTTGAGAACTGAGAAACAAGAAATTCTCAGGTTTGAGATCTCTATGCATAACTCCTAATGAATGGCAAGCCTCCACCACTCCAACAATAGTTTTGATCAATTGAGCAGCTTCTTTTTCACTATACTGACCCTTTTGAACAATCCTATCAAAAAGCTCCCCACCAGCACAAAGCTCCATAACTATATGGACACATAAAGCATCTTCATAAGTACCCTTAATTCTAACAACATTTGGGTGCTCAGATAGATGATGCATAATCTGAATCTCCCTCCAAACATCCTCATAATCTTCTTTACAGATGAGCTTCTTTTTAGGTATAGTCTTGCAAGCATAAAGATTGGAAGTGGATTTTTCAGTACAAAGATAAGTAGTACCAAACTGACCTTGACCCAATTTTTTGCCAAGTGTGTAAAGGCTCTCAAGACTTTGGGTTTTGTAAGGAAGAACCCAAAAAAGCTTGGATGGGGTTGATAAAGATGATGTTTTTGGCTTTGAGGAATCCATTGTTAATGGAGAACTCCACTTGATAGAAAGATTGAAGTGGTCCTCTGAATCTTGATTCTTTCTGAAACTAAAGTATGAAAAGTTTAGTACTAGTTTACAAACTATTGGTACTTACTTTTCTTCCCTTGTTTTCCTCTTTTGTGCAAAACAAGAATTTACTATTACAACTCTAGATTCCCTTACCGTGTGCTGACTGTCAGTTTGGTCGGAAATATGATTACTGGGACTGTTTGCATTGACTTGTTTTTTTTAagctaaaataaatttattattttatatttaatattataaatgttattcattatttaatataataataaatttaaaaaataagtagaGATAGACGAGTGGAGAGCATcctgggtttgaaatcgagagagCGTCATGTGAAAGCTTATAGTTTACAAATGTTGAGACGctaaatcagacgacaaagaaaataatactaaaaacataatattattatatgattatgacttgagaagagaattttatttatagaattacaaaactctagaaaaaaaataaacctaATAGAAATGGAAGGAAATATTTTCCAACAAAGGTAATTATAATTATGCTAGAAAATCAGATAAAGTAGAAAATTCAGGATAAATTCTAACACGtctttgtgatttttgaataaaattttaaagtcTCGTTTTtaagggtaaaaaataaaattaagctaAAGTTATAAGTTAAAATTCTTGATTATATGTCttttaacttattaattaaaacGCTCTACTTCTATCAAAAATAACTCTAGTTAACTCCCATTGAAGGAGCCTAAAATGCTATAGTCTAATCCAATTGAATCCTAATGTACTCTGATTTCTCGTTTTTCACTTACTTTCATCTTCTTTTGACTTTAATAACcctcaataaaaattttaagtttaaaaatatgattaaaatctaaaaaaaatttcaaaaaactaactaatttttttgattttattatactaaaattaCTAATATATTGTTGATAATAAAAGAATCACTCGACTATAAACAAATAGTGAATTGAGAAATGAAtgaaattataatattatataacAAACGAGTCAATACTTGTAGTATTGCATCATTATAGAGGAAAATTAGTAACAATAATGCAAAAAAGAGCTTGTAAAATTgacaaagtaccaaacaaaagaatTGATCTTGGTTATTTGTATGATTATTTGGGCTTGTGAACCCAAAATGAACAGATACCCCAATTTGGAACAATTCGGACATCAATTTAATTATGGGCAATTAAAATTATAGAATTCGCATTTAAAGTTATAGATTTTATGGCGtactatttataaaaataaatttcacacATTTTTATCTGAATTCTAGAGTTCAAATCATCCGATTGAAGTTTATCTACTGACCAATTTTCAGAAATTATACATGAATTtgagtcaaataatttaaaatttagatcaAAATAAACacctataaataattttttttatatggttGTAACGTGTCCAAATCTCATACTTTAAGAGATTTGGATACTATTTTACTCACGTATTTATAATCGATTGGAGACCCATCTCTCGACTTCAACCCCATCCCCGATATGAAACCTAAGACTTGGACCCTGACTCGAGAATTGACCTATGACTTGATCAGGGGCGTAACTTCGAGCTCAACTGTTGACTCGACCCAGACTGAACTCCCGTCCCTAACCCTAACTTGAGATTCGATTGAGACTAGATTTAGTAACTGACCTGGACTTTGACTTCCGACCTTAACCCTAACTCTCAACTTGAGACTATACTCTCAGTCTCAACTTGATATATCAACTCTCAACCTCAACCTGACTTTGACTACAACCCTCAACCCTTGGCTAACAGATTCAAGAATTGACTTTCGGTCCAAATTTGACTCCTAACCCCATCCTCCAACCCTTCTCTAAGTCGATTCTTTGGTCCGAGCCTTGTATTTTGGCTTCGAATGTAGTAAATCATTCACAATTTTTATGTTACCCCTATATATTGACCCTTAAAAGTAGAGTGTGAATATTCTAGACCTTTCCAGACTTGCTAATTTCTTCTACCATATAAATACATTCCGTCCGACATAAATAAACGGAGTACTCTAGTTGATGATTACAAGCTTCACTTGGGTTTTTCATCATACATTACAACAATCTTTTCTTCTCTCTGCAAGGAAAACCCTACCTTTAAATCTTTCTTGAAAGCAATAGGGAACTGTACAGCTCTCAATTTGCTCAATTCACAACTTCTGgtactctcctttttttttttattgcttaATTTACTTTTATGTCTGTCTCTGAATGACTGCCTAATTTAGTCaagaactttttttcttttttataaccgtggtgtTCGGGTCAGCTTTTGCGCACCTTGActaaggctagaacagatgggacAGTGTTTGTCTATGTTGGAAATTGAACAGATGACTTCATTTGCCTTAAAGATCAAACCTTTTTTATTGATTGATTTACTTTTATGTTGGAAATTCTTGTGGGCTTTAGCTAATTAAGCTCTGTCTTTATCTAGTATAGTATACGAGGAATGTTTCATTGGGTAGTTTAGCCTGCACAGATTATAAAGGGGGTATCTTGAATGACTTTATTTTCTGTAAAGGTCTTTTGGGTGAATCATTTTTGCCTCGTCCATGTgtatgagtttaaaaactcattttGAATTGACTAAAATGGTGGCTCATGGCAGAAATTAACCTCAAAGAACTTCCTTTGAGATTCCTTGTCTTTTTTGTTGTTGCTATGCAAAAAGGTAGCTGCTAGATTCTTGATTTCCTGTTTACATTTTGACTCTCTTGTGTGAGAGACTTTTTTCACGAATGGATATTCTACTCTATGATAATTTTCTAATAAAACCACCTCATGGGGATAGGATAGTTTGGTGCATGTATAGAGTTAGGTTTATAATCAGAATTTTGGACGAGGGAATGTGGATTTTGTACAAGCAGTCAGTGACTTGTGTAAACCTTGGAGATTAGAACAAATAAAGCTAGGTGATTGCTTCCGAGCTGCCTAAGACGGCATAGTGACCCGGTACTTGTGTCGGTGGAAAGTAGCAAGTACACGGTGGAATAATCGAGATACGCACAAATTGACCAAGATGTGGTAAGCTCACTAACCAATTTTTTTGCCTTGAGGTCCGTCTTAAAGAGCTTGACTTGCTCGGTAGATAGAAGAGCTTGCATGTTTTTTGCAAACTTGTCTTATTATAGTTGATTACTCTTGCTATAGAATATTATAACCTCGTTTTTTCCATTTTAATGTATATGTCATGTGTATCGTTAGCTTCATCTTATACacctataaattatatttattttagataagggCACATATCAAATCTGAAAGGAAAATATGAAAGGTTGAATTGCATAATGAGTATTTTTATCTTCATTGCTTCCTCGGGTGACCTTGATCCTTTCTTCACGTTAGTATAAGCACAAGAAGAAGTTCCTTTCTCTCTTTATTTAATTAAATGGAAGTGATATAAAGACAACACAAATTCAATAGGGATACATTTATATGatgtgaaaataaattaaaatgagacTTAGATAGAGAAGAAAACATAAAAGGAGTTGATACCgttaataaaataatgaattttgatattgCTTTGACCCTCTACTTTCCTGAAatgaaacaaatataataaagtatATCCTCCCCATTCATGATTTTTAGGTTGTGGGTGCTGACCTTCCTTTACCGTAAATTTTTACTGatcgtaaaataaaatagatttgcaaaattattttacATCAGCTGGCAAGTAACCACTGTTCTGAGAGTGCACATCTAGACTAATGTATATTTtggagaaaaagaaggaaaaggcaGTGGGAAAAAATAATAAGGAACATAAGAATATTTCAAGTTAAAATGAAGTTTAAGGAATAGAAGAGGGAGCTCTTTAAAAATTGTGTAAACCAGATTCGAACTCGCAAACTTGGCTATGCGTGCAACTTCAGTTCACACACTCAACCAGGGTACCCAACCGAACTTTTGGACAGTGGGTGCTTATCAGTTAATATATCCcaatttaagaaattattatataaaaaatatcaggTTGAATCTATATAAGTTGGAAAAAGAGGATTGTTCTTTTTATGGTTTGGACATCCGGAAACATCAGCCAAAATTTGACTTTGTAGTACTCGTTTTAGTGAGTCTCCATTAACACTGATGTGTGGCCCTCTCCCAAGTGTTCTCCATTAATTTCGATGTTTGTTTCTCTCTTAAGCGGTGGTTTTTTCCATCTCAAGGATCATGACTGTTGACATTCATACGAAGCATTGTTGTGTGTAGGATTAAGTTTTTCTAAACAGTGGCTATTGAGTTTTTAGGGATATTTTCGTAATTTAACTTTTAAGTTAGGggtttcatgcttttaatataaCATAGATATCGTTTCCCCGGGATCCAGCTTGCCAAGGCAAAAATTTATGTCGATTCTCCTGCATGTTTTTGCTTCTGAACTTCTGCGTCCTAGTTCCATATACCTGGGTGCTTTTGAGTATGAACTGATCAAGGATCAATATTACTACTAACAATTGTAAATTGAACTGTATTTGTATATTATCCTTTTGTCTTTTTTTAGCAATCTGATTATGCAAGGAGGTATTTTGTCACCCTTTTGGGCTTATTAGTGTTATATAATTGGTGATCCAAGTGGTAACTTTTTATGATTCATTTTGCTTTCTGGCTGCTTAGCTTCATCGGTCTTGGATTGCTTCCCGATTTCACTTTCTGGCATTCTTTGATTCAAGTTCTGTAAGTAAGTTTAGGCCATTAAGCAGTATCAGATGCTATTTTGTGGGGTTGTTTCTAAAGAATTTAAGAGATTTGCTCTTTCCATTTTGCAAAACTGTTTTTCAAGGTTGGGCAGTTATGACCCAACTTTGTTCGGTGTTTTTGTGTTGAATACAGAGTAAGCAACTTTAAACTACTTTATAATCTTTACCTTAAACTACAATACAGGCAGTTCTGTGGCAAAGTCAAACTTCTTATGGCTGTTTGAGCGAATTAATTTGAAATGTGTGATTGTTAGATGCAACGGTAATCTATTTCTAACTGTGGTTCCTACCTTCTTCTCCTCAGGAAAAACACGagagaaaaaaagtaattaaCAATGTTTGGCGTGGTGTTCCCAAACCGAAGCTTCCCTATGGATATCTCCACCTTTGCTCAGATAGACACAACTCATTGGGTCCTCGACATGAACACCTTTGTTGGTGAGCTCCAAATCCCTCAACCAAAgacaatttaaacttttttcaCTTATCAGAGAACTGTTTGTACTTTTTCACTTGACAGTTACCATTACATGTGCAGGGGAAGCATATGATTCTATTCGAGAAGTCTGCATATTCCTCATCAACAACTTCACACTGCCACCAGACAAAGCCCTCGCTGTGTACATCCAATCCCCTGGCTCGCCTTTCCTCTTTTGTGGCGCAGTTACACTGACTCGACCCTCCGCTGTGCTGTCGCTTCCTTGGCCAGAGCCCGGTGGCCAACTGCAGCTCACTGCTGATGCAACTCCAATCTCTGCCAAGATAGGTGTTTCAGTTGAGGATCTTGCAACACTTCCCTCCCTTGATGTGGCTGCAGAACAGAAAATTGAGAGGTTGGCGCTGAAAGTTGgtgagaatttatttaattttatgcaGTCCTTTTGCGGAGTGGATGGCAGTAAGCTGGTTGTGCCTATGGATATATTGGATCGCTGGTTCAAGAAATTCCAGGAACGAGCTAAGCGAGATCCAGAGTATTTGAAGGGCTTCGCTTTGTAGTTCCCAGTTCATGTATGAAGGTTCCTGTGTTTTATCTTTGGAGAACTGTGATGAGAATATAACGAGTTAATTGTTGTAGAATTGTGGTAAGTCATTGTTCACTACTTGGTTAGAACTTTGGGCAGTAACCGTTGTCTACTGTTGATTATTAGAAATGAATTTCAATCTTATCGATATGTTCCATCACAAGGGTGTAAAGCAGCCTCTTCTTCTCTTTGTTGTGCTGATTGTATCTAGAGCTTGAGTTTAAAATGTAGTAGAAAGAAGTATCCTTCCATTAGATTTTCAGATAGAAGTATCTTACCCTGCAAATCTCCATATACGAAGGAAGGAATAAGGAATACTTAGTAGTGTAATATTTAGTACATTTGATAAGTTTGTTGTTGTAGGAAATAGGCTTAGTGCGGTTATTAGTTCTACAGAACATCAAATGAGAGAAATGGTAAACTTAAGCATCATCATGTGTGATGTGAAACTCTCCACTTGCATGAACTTGCTTAACTTGTTTTTCATactcgtcttcttcttcttcttcttcctcttcctcatcTCCTTTGGTCTCTCCGTCTTCTTCTTCCTCTGTTCCCCAGCCAAAACCCGGAACAGGCCTTGATGTAGGTGGTGGACTTCTTGCCTCTGTAACaattttcatgatctcctcaatGCTCTGAAGGGAGAATGTTGGATTGTCTCTTTTGTAATATACTGCCTGAGCTGATTCTGTCAGTTCTTTTGGCAAGCTCTTCAAGAACCATGGATGGTTCTTGATCTCTTTCAATGTGATTCTCTGCTCCATACATTAGTACACATCGACGTATTAAGAAATTTTAGTAAGCATTGTCGATATTTAATGAAGTATTTGTAAGGTTTATTATATCTCATACCCTGGCAGGACTGGCAACAAATATACGAGAAAGAAGGTGCTTGCAATCATGGGATATGTGCACATAGTCTGGGATTTTGTATTGAACAGCCATTATTCTCTGCAGAAAAACACCATTTATTGGTAATTGATTGTACTAGACTAgactaattaatttattaaattaaatagaaAACTGACTGAAATAGTTTTTCTGAAATTCCTGGGATCATCTAGATCTTCAAAAGGATAGGCTCCCACCAACATGACATATAGAGTCACTCCACATGACCATACATCTGCTGactaataaaaataggaaaaggcAAAGGATAAATAAGATGTCATTTTTAACAAACTGTAGACAAATGGAGAGTAGGTATACTTTACCAATAGAATGAGATGTTCGAATTAACAAGTTGAAATTGAAGTGGGATAATCATGCAACAATCGGTCCAATAATTCTATACTATAGTCCATCGTTATCTGGATTAGTTTATAGGTCACCACCACATAAGATATTATAATTAGATGTCCTAAACGAACATGAAGCCACATGGTCATCA
Proteins encoded:
- the LOC107853818 gene encoding serine/threonine-protein kinase SAPK7 — translated: MQNYEVVKELGSGNFGVARLMRHKETKQLVAMKYIERGRKIDENVAREIINHRSLRHPNIIRFKEVILTPTHLGIVMEYAAGGELFDRICQAGRFSEPEARYFFQQLICGVHYCHNMQICHRDLKLENTLLDGSPAPRLKICDFGYSKSSVLHSRPKSTVGTPAYIAPEVLSRREYDGKSADVWSCGVTLYVMLVGAYPFEDLDDPRNFRKTISRIMAVQYKIPDYVHISHDCKHLLSRIFVASPARRITLKEIKNHPWFLKSLPKELTESAQAVYYKRDNPTFSLQSIEEIMKIVTEARSPPPTSRPVPGFGWGTEEEEDGETKGDEEEEEEEEEDEYEKQVKQVHASGEFHITHDDA
- the LOC107853819 gene encoding protein OPI10 homolog → MFGVVFPNRSFPMDISTFAQIDTTHWVLDMNTFVGEAYDSIREVCIFLINNFTLPPDKALAVYIQSPGSPFLFCGAVTLTRPSAVLSLPWPEPGGQLQLTADATPISAKIGVSVEDLATLPSLDVAAEQKIERLALKVGENLFNFMQSFCGVDGSKLVVPMDILDRWFKKFQERAKRDPEYLKGFAL
- the LOC107853817 gene encoding calcium-dependent protein kinase SK5, which codes for MDSSKPKTSSLSTPSKLFWVLPYKTQSLESLYTLGKKLGQGQFGTTYLCTEKSTSNLYACKTIPKKKLICKEDYEDVWREIQIMHHLSEHPNVVRIKGTYEDALCVHIVMELCAGGELFDRIVQKGQYSEKEAAQLIKTIVGVVEACHSLGVMHRDLKPENFLFLSSQEDAALKATDFGLSVFYKPGETFSDVVGSPYYVAPEVLCKHYGPESDVWSAGVILYILLSGVPPFWAETDMGIFRQILRGKLDFESEPWPGISDSAKDLIRKILDRNPKRRLTAHEVLCHPWIVDDSMTPDKPLDSAVLSRLKQFSAMNKLKKMALRVIAERLSEEEIGGLKELFKMLDTDNSGTITFEELKEGLRRVGSELMESEIKDLMDAADIDNSGTIDYGEFIAATVHLNKLEREENLLSAFSYFDKDGSGYITIEELQQACQELGLSELNLDEIIKDIDQDNDGQIDYGEFSAMMRKGTGGGVGRRTMRNTLNLGEALGLVQSEENV